A single region of the Pristis pectinata isolate sPriPec2 chromosome 23, sPriPec2.1.pri, whole genome shotgun sequence genome encodes:
- the ccn1l1 gene encoding cellular communication network factor 1, like 1 encodes METFAYLVLVFCIAAGVKGSCGPECHCPDTPPTCAPGISLMIDGCNCCKVCARQFNQDCSAMEPCDHIKGLECNYGSNDGAARGICRAKSEGRPCEFAGNIYQNGENFKPNCKHQCTCIDGVVGCMPLCPQEFTLPTMDCSKPRLVKVPGQCCEEWVCDTNHIGEDSGDSTEEADDSMSYEEIGDQPDAEPLSSKELTDLVRAGLQIEPAWRVQGRDLNSKCLVQTTEWSQCSKTCSIGISTRVTSDNPQCKLMKETRLCQLRPCDLSLHTNLKKGKKCFRMKKAKEAMHFTYAGCTSVRRYKPRWCGSCTDGRCCTPSQTRTIHVRFRCEDGETFSKSMMWTDKCQCHYNCAYQNEISYPYYMLHNDIHKFSE; translated from the exons GTGAAAGGTAGCTGTGGACCTGAGTGTCACTGCCCCGACACCCCTCCAACCTGTGCTCCGGGCATCAGCCTGATGATCGATGGTTGCAACTGCTGCAAGGTCTGCGCGCGGCAGTTCAACCAGGACTGCAGCGCCATGGAACCATGCGACCACATCAAGGGACTCGAGTGTAACTATGGCTCAAATGACGGGGCAGCCCGAGGCATCTGCCGAG CAAAATCCGAAGGGAGGCCTTGTGAATTTGCTGGGAATATCTACCAGAATGGAGAGAACTTTAAACCCAACTGCAAGCACCAGTGTACCTGTATCGATGGTGTGGTGGGTTGCATGCCACTGTGTCCTCAAGAGTTCACCCTACCAACCATGGACTGCTCCAAGCCTCGGCTGGTCAAGGTGCCAGGCCAGTGCTGTGAGGAATGGGTTTGTGACACCAACCACATCGGTGAAGACTCTGGAGACAGCACCGAGGAAGCGGATGACTCAATGAGTTATGAAGAGATTGGAGACCAGCCAGATGCAGAACCTCTATCGAGCAAGGAGCTGACTGATCTTGTTAGAGCAGGCTTgcagatagaaccag CCTGGAGAGTGCAGGGCCGTGACCTTAACTCAAAATGCCTGGTACAGACCACTGAGTGGTCGCAGTGCTCCAAGACCTGCAGCATTGGGATCTCCACCAGAGTGACCAGCGACAACCCCCAGTGCAAACTGATGAAAGAGACGCGCCTTTGCCAGCTCCGCCCCTGCGACCTGTCACTCCACACCAACCTCAAG AAGGGCAAGAAGTGCTTCAGGATGAAGAAGGCCAAGGAGGCCATGCACTTCACCTATGCTGGGTGTACCAGCGTGCGGAGGTACAAGCCACGCTGGTGTGGCTCATGCACGGACGGCCGCTGCTGCACCCCATCGCAGACCCGTACCATCCACGTGCGCTTCCGCTGCGAGGACGGTGAGACCTTCTCCAAGAGCATGATGTGGACCGACAAGTGCCAGTGCCATTACAACTGTGCCTACCAGAATGAGATCT